A window of the bacterium genome harbors these coding sequences:
- a CDS encoding response regulator gives MKKEDLQRYYSRFKFGEDIFHQLMPYKIREILLVSSFYDAFIFEQDGRFSEQLYGEYHQLNLSSVPRITSVPTGKEAIDIIRERKFDMVITMLHIGEVTPFEMARKMKSDFPKMPILLLLNVQADAVCINKTDPKLDAIDDVFLWSGDSKVFLAMIKFVEDLLNVEHDTRVGLVRVILLVEDSVFYYSRFLPELCSEVMGQVQLLLSEELNDIQKNYRMRTRPKILMAHDYESAVGLAEKYRDYLLCVISDIRFPKNSKLDKQAGIKLLEYLKSARFDIPVLLQSAGFEYAKTAKRFGVSYIDKNSPTVIQELSDYIHWNLGFGDFIFRDESGTEYGRATDLVEFEAMLHEIP, from the coding sequence ATGAAAAAAGAAGACCTACAAAGATACTATAGCCGTTTCAAGTTCGGCGAAGATATTTTTCACCAGCTTATGCCGTATAAAATACGCGAAATACTTCTGGTGTCGAGTTTCTATGATGCTTTCATATTCGAACAAGATGGTAGATTCTCAGAACAGCTTTATGGAGAATATCATCAACTTAACCTGTCCTCAGTGCCAAGGATAACTAGTGTTCCTACCGGCAAAGAAGCCATTGATATAATCCGTGAAAGAAAATTCGATATGGTGATAACCATGCTTCATATCGGCGAAGTAACTCCTTTCGAGATGGCTCGTAAGATGAAGTCCGATTTTCCAAAAATGCCAATATTGCTTCTTCTTAATGTGCAAGCAGATGCTGTGTGTATAAATAAAACCGACCCAAAATTGGACGCTATCGACGACGTATTCCTTTGGAGCGGCGATTCTAAGGTTTTCCTTGCTATGATCAAGTTTGTTGAAGACCTACTAAATGTTGAACACGACACTCGAGTGGGGCTTGTCCGAGTGATACTCCTTGTGGAAGATTCAGTTTTCTACTATTCGCGCTTTCTCCCAGAACTTTGTAGCGAGGTTATGGGGCAAGTTCAGCTTTTACTTTCTGAAGAATTGAACGATATACAAAAGAATTATCGCATGCGCACGCGCCCGAAGATACTCATGGCACACGACTATGAGTCCGCAGTGGGACTTGCAGAAAAATATCGCGATTACTTACTTTGTGTTATATCAGATATCCGTTTTCCAAAAAATTCCAAATTAGACAAGCAAGCAGGGATCAAATTGCTGGAATACTTAAAAAGTGCGAGATTCGATATTCCGGTTTTGCTTCAAAGCGCTGGCTTCGAATATGCCAAAACTGCCAAGCGCTTCGGAGTTAGCTATATCGATAAGAACTCGCCAACTGTGATTCAGGAGCTAAGCGATTATATCCACTGGAACCTCGGTTTTGGCGATTTCATCTTCCGCGATGAATCAGGGACGGAATACGGAAGGGCAACTGATCTGGTCGAGTTCGAAGCTATGCTTCATGAAATACC
- a CDS encoding type II secretion system protein, whose amino-acid sequence MGSTLLEVMVMSVIVLILATSLIGLLINSLKLINRNRARAFALEKCNQMIEEITAYSLAGEDIIEIDRFKDIVPLPILSADTTISDPSNTLSGNVYNNFGNWKFLRVIDILPIKQEPRARIVSAKVYYSDEDDPSKEGLLLSQLTKLLKTAGDIFPPSQVYDIYAIAIENTPGWWVDMSVMKPMMHEAINQVQARNPGLEYRVHWITRNGFGRDRLYSPYFNLSSDAIDNNALPYTYIYPSAIVGEDGFFTIPLEMLEATRLLTGSKWIMEFIHILQ is encoded by the coding sequence ATGGGGTCAACTCTTCTCGAAGTGATGGTCATGTCGGTTATTGTGTTGATTTTAGCTACATCCTTAATTGGTTTGCTTATTAATTCATTGAAACTAATAAATAGAAATCGGGCAAGGGCTTTTGCTCTCGAAAAATGCAATCAGATGATCGAGGAAATAACAGCATATAGCCTTGCTGGCGAGGACATCATAGAAATTGATCGTTTTAAAGATATTGTTCCATTACCAATTCTCTCTGCAGACACAACTATTTCCGACCCATCTAATACACTATCTGGGAATGTTTATAATAATTTTGGTAATTGGAAGTTCCTTCGAGTAATCGATATACTGCCAATTAAACAAGAACCGAGAGCTCGTATAGTCAGTGCTAAAGTATATTATAGTGATGAGGACGATCCCAGTAAGGAGGGATTACTACTTTCACAATTAACAAAGCTTCTGAAAACAGCAGGTGATATATTCCCTCCATCACAAGTGTATGATATCTATGCAATAGCCATAGAAAACACACCCGGATGGTGGGTTGACATGTCAGTTATGAAACCGATGATGCATGAGGCGATAAATCAAGTTCAAGCTAGGAATCCCGGCCTCGAGTATCGCGTTCACTGGATAACTAGAAACGGTTTCGGAAGAGACAGGTTATATTCGCCATATTTCAATCTATCTTCTGATGCCATTGATAACAACGCATTACCTTACACATATATTTATCCTTCAGCCATCGTAGGCGAAGACGGTTTTTTTACTATTCCCCTAGAGATGTTAGAGGCAACAAGACTGTTGACGGGCTCAAAATGGATAATGGAATTTATCCATATCCTTCAATAA
- a CDS encoding tetratricopeptide repeat protein — MQHSNEDDYFIGRIYKLIGDICFIWGKLSEAEDNYNCAAERFSNIPFAFSRINLDLGNIALQKGEWEKMEKKYCIAERNLSTENNEGFKADIEINRGVSYSIRGLFDKALARFRCALSIAESIDDHNRLGSCYLNISIAEMESDILEKAMDSMKRALGYAKETGDFNLETTIYINRAKLSFYLKDYMVSQFYAEKALELLGITLSERAEITRILGMPNSNQWPVKNIHKSFIVIPIDGVTGQHVYCIHESVVPDEGVTFNMIEQLYYLDDGSTVGGIEFSPHGTVFLDHTYLFWDFSYLYEEPPVEMDLLY, encoded by the coding sequence ATGCAACATTCAAATGAGGACGATTATTTTATTGGCAGAATATATAAACTCATTGGAGATATATGTTTTATATGGGGTAAGTTAAGCGAGGCAGAGGATAACTACAACTGTGCTGCCGAGCGTTTTTCTAATATTCCTTTCGCCTTTTCGCGCATTAATCTCGATTTGGGCAATATAGCGCTTCAAAAGGGTGAGTGGGAGAAGATGGAAAAGAAATATTGTATTGCCGAAAGAAATTTGTCTACTGAGAACAACGAAGGATTTAAAGCTGATATCGAGATTAACCGAGGAGTATCCTATTCGATTCGAGGGCTATTCGATAAGGCTCTTGCGAGGTTTCGTTGTGCCCTTAGTATTGCCGAATCTATCGATGATCATAATCGACTCGGTTCCTGTTATCTTAATATTTCTATTGCCGAAATGGAATCAGATATTTTAGAAAAAGCGATGGATTCGATGAAGCGCGCATTAGGTTATGCAAAGGAAACGGGCGATTTTAATCTTGAAACCACGATATATATAAATAGGGCGAAACTCAGCTTTTATCTAAAAGATTACATGGTTTCGCAGTTCTATGCTGAAAAGGCCCTAGAACTTCTTGGAATCACATTAAGCGAAAGGGCTGAAATCACTAGAATTCTTGGAATGCCCAATTCTAATCAATGGCCTGTGAAGAATATTCACAAGAGTTTCATTGTCATACCTATTGACGGTGTTACAGGCCAGCATGTCTATTGTATTCACGAGTCGGTGGTTCCAGATGAGGGTGTAACCTTCAATATGATCGAACAGTTATATTATCTAGATGATGGTTCCACCGTTGGCGGCATCGAATTCTCACCACATGGCACGGTTTTTCTTGATCATACATATCTATTCTGGGATTTCTCCTATCTTTATGAAGAACCACCGGTTGAGATGGACCTTCTCTATTAG